From a single Sphingobium sp. genomic region:
- a CDS encoding DUF1467 family protein, which translates to MNWVSILAIYLLFWVLSAFVVMPIGIRTHEELGLEKTPGQADSAPGNFRPGLILLRTTGLSAVLFGLFYVNYIYGWVDRHSFDFIINPPVSQNSPTG; encoded by the coding sequence ATGAACTGGGTATCAATATTAGCAATCTACCTGCTTTTCTGGGTGCTTAGTGCCTTTGTCGTGATGCCAATTGGCATTCGCACCCATGAGGAACTGGGTCTTGAAAAGACGCCAGGGCAAGCGGACAGCGCGCCGGGCAATTTTCGCCCCGGCTTGATCCTGCTGCGCACGACCGGCTTGTCGGCGGTTCTGTTTGGACTGTTTTACGTAAATTACATTTATGGCTGGGTTGATCGCCATAGTTTCGACTTCATCATCAATCCGCCAGTGTCGCAGAACAGCCCGACCGGATAA
- a CDS encoding YceI family protein: MRKALLVLPLILAVPLFAQQDKPTLPGIADAARVAAGTYAVDANHSQINWQVNHFGFNDYFGLFGDVKGTLQIDPANLSAAKVDVTIPIASVATSSQGLTDHLKTADFFNVATYESARFVSTNVMVDGQKATIKGDLTMLGVTKPIELEARFEGAGANPMNKKQTIGFHAVSTLRRSDWGMSKYVPMVGDDVKLRISVAFEKQN; the protein is encoded by the coding sequence ATGCGCAAAGCCCTGCTAGTCCTGCCCCTGATTCTTGCTGTCCCACTTTTCGCGCAGCAGGATAAACCAACTCTGCCCGGCATTGCCGATGCCGCACGGGTAGCCGCAGGCACCTACGCCGTCGATGCAAACCACAGCCAGATAAACTGGCAGGTCAATCATTTTGGCTTTAATGATTATTTCGGCCTGTTTGGCGATGTGAAGGGGACGTTGCAAATCGACCCGGCAAATCTTTCTGCCGCCAAGGTCGATGTGACCATCCCCATCGCCTCGGTCGCGACATCAAGTCAAGGGCTGACCGATCATCTAAAGACGGCAGACTTTTTCAACGTCGCCACTTACGAAAGCGCCCGGTTCGTCTCGACGAATGTGATGGTCGATGGACAGAAAGCGACGATCAAAGGCGACCTGACCATGCTTGGCGTGACCAAGCCCATCGAGTTAGAAGCCCGCTTTGAAGGGGCTGGCGCCAATCCGATGAACAAGAAGCAAACGATCGGCTTTCACGCCGTGTCCACGCTTCGCAGAAGCGACTGGGGCATGAGCAAATATGTGCCGATGGTGGGCGATGACGTGAAACTGCGGATCAGTGTCGCTTTTGAGAAGCAGAATTGA
- the ilvC gene encoding ketol-acid reductoisomerase translates to MKVYYDADCDLGLIKDKKVAIVGYGSQGHAHAQNLRDSGVKEVAIALRPGSATAAKAEGAGFKVLANAEAAAWADVVMILAPDEHQAAIYADDLHANMKQGAALAFAHGLNIHFGLIEPRADLDVIMIAPKGPGHTVRSEYQKGGGVPCLIAVDKDVSGNAHDVALAYASAVGGGRSGIIETNFREECETDLFGEQAVLCGGITHLIQAGFETLVEAGYAPEMAYFECLHETKLIVDLLYEGGIANMRYSISNTAEYGDITTGPRIITEETKWEMKRVLEDIQSGRFVKNFVLDNRAGQPELKAARKAAAAHPIEETGARLRAMMPWIAKNKLVDKAKN, encoded by the coding sequence ATGAAGGTTTATTACGACGCCGATTGCGACCTTGGACTGATCAAGGACAAAAAGGTCGCCATTGTCGGCTATGGCAGCCAGGGCCATGCCCATGCTCAAAATCTGCGCGACAGTGGCGTCAAGGAAGTCGCAATTGCGCTTCGTCCCGGCTCGGCCACTGCAGCCAAGGCTGAAGGTGCAGGCTTCAAGGTCCTCGCCAATGCCGAAGCAGCGGCATGGGCCGATGTGGTAATGATCCTTGCTCCCGATGAACATCAGGCAGCGATTTACGCGGACGATCTGCACGCCAATATGAAGCAGGGTGCCGCTCTGGCCTTTGCCCATGGCCTCAACATCCATTTCGGCCTTATCGAGCCCCGCGCCGATCTCGACGTGATCATGATCGCACCGAAAGGTCCGGGCCATACCGTGCGCAGCGAATATCAAAAAGGCGGCGGCGTGCCCTGCCTGATCGCTGTCGACAAGGACGTATCGGGCAATGCCCATGACGTTGCGCTTGCCTATGCAAGCGCTGTCGGCGGCGGCCGTTCGGGCATCATTGAAACCAACTTCCGCGAAGAATGCGAAACCGACCTCTTCGGTGAGCAGGCCGTGCTCTGCGGCGGCATCACCCACCTTATTCAAGCCGGTTTCGAAACACTGGTGGAGGCTGGCTATGCGCCTGAAATGGCCTATTTTGAATGCCTCCACGAAACCAAGCTGATCGTCGATCTTCTCTATGAAGGCGGCATTGCCAATATGCGCTATTCGATCTCGAACACCGCTGAATATGGTGACATCACCACCGGTCCGCGCATCATCACCGAAGAAACCAAGTGGGAAATGAAGCGTGTTCTTGAAGACATTCAGTCAGGCCGCTTCGTCAAGAATTTCGTGCTCGACAACCGCGCCGGCCAGCCCGAACTGAAAGCTGCGCGCAAAGCTGCGGCTGCGCATCCCATCGAGGAAACAGGTGCTCGCCTGCGTGCGATGATGCCTTGGATCGCCAAGAACAAGCTGGTCGACAAGGCGAAGAACTAA
- the leuA gene encoding 2-isopropylmalate synthase, producing MLNDPSRKYRPFPQIDLPNRQWPDRTIDKAPRWLSTDLRDGNQALIDPMGAEKKTRFFDLLLKVGIKEIEVGFPSSGATDFDFIRNLVDSGRIPDDVTIQSLTQSRRDLIEKTFEAMAGAKKAIVHLYNAVSPAWREIVFGLDQAGVKAIAIEGANILAEQAAKYPQTDWHFEYSPETFSTAEIDFSIEVCAAVMDVLQPTRDKPIIFNLPATVEASLPNIYADQIEYFARHIPNRDSVVISLHTHNDRGTGIAATELGLLAGGDRVEGCLFGNGERTGNVDLVTVALNMYTQGLHPGLDFSDIDEVIQTVEYCNQLPVHPRHPYAGELVFTAFSGSHQDAIKKGFSAQERQNDEYWRVPYLPIDPADLGRSYEAVIRVNSQSGKGGVAWVLEQDYGLKLPKRMQANFSTTVQELSDTTGRELTATDIWGAFESRYHLKGDGRFRLIDFQESQSTRQSNERMFVGKVRIDGEEVSVNGRGNGLISSLANALEPSLGGPLHIIDYSEHAIGHGTDARAAAYVECRIGDGPILFGAGISQDVATASVRAILSAINSA from the coding sequence ATGTTGAATGACCCCAGCCGCAAATACCGGCCTTTCCCACAAATTGACCTGCCCAACCGCCAATGGCCCGACAGGACCATAGATAAGGCGCCGCGCTGGCTTTCTACTGACCTACGCGATGGCAATCAGGCGTTGATCGATCCTATGGGGGCAGAGAAAAAGACGCGCTTTTTTGATCTCTTGCTGAAAGTCGGCATCAAAGAAATTGAGGTCGGTTTTCCGAGTAGCGGCGCGACCGATTTCGATTTCATCCGCAATCTGGTCGATAGCGGCCGTATTCCGGACGATGTTACGATACAGAGCCTGACCCAATCACGACGTGATCTTATCGAAAAGACGTTCGAAGCTATGGCGGGCGCGAAAAAAGCGATCGTTCATCTTTATAATGCCGTCAGCCCGGCATGGCGGGAAATTGTTTTCGGCCTTGATCAGGCTGGTGTGAAGGCAATCGCGATCGAAGGCGCAAATATCCTTGCCGAACAGGCGGCAAAATATCCGCAGACGGATTGGCATTTTGAGTACAGCCCCGAAACATTTTCGACGGCCGAAATCGATTTTAGCATCGAGGTATGTGCCGCCGTTATGGACGTTTTGCAGCCGACGCGGGACAAGCCGATTATCTTCAATCTGCCGGCAACGGTCGAGGCATCGCTGCCCAACATCTATGCCGATCAGATCGAATATTTTGCGCGGCACATCCCGAATCGCGATAGCGTCGTGATCAGTCTGCATACGCATAATGACCGGGGCACCGGTATCGCTGCAACCGAACTTGGCCTGTTGGCGGGGGGGGACCGTGTCGAAGGATGTCTGTTCGGCAATGGCGAGCGTACCGGCAATGTCGATTTGGTCACTGTCGCGCTCAACATGTACACGCAAGGATTACACCCTGGCCTGGATTTCAGCGATATCGATGAGGTGATCCAGACGGTCGAATATTGCAACCAGTTGCCGGTGCATCCGCGCCACCCCTATGCCGGCGAACTGGTGTTCACCGCCTTTTCGGGAAGTCATCAGGACGCGATCAAGAAGGGTTTTTCTGCACAGGAACGGCAGAATGATGAGTATTGGCGCGTTCCCTATCTGCCAATTGATCCTGCCGATCTTGGCCGCAGCTATGAAGCGGTGATCCGCGTCAATTCGCAAAGCGGCAAAGGTGGTGTTGCCTGGGTATTGGAGCAGGATTATGGACTGAAGTTGCCGAAGCGCATGCAAGCCAATTTCTCGACCACAGTGCAGGAACTTTCCGATACAACCGGCCGCGAGTTAACGGCGACTGATATTTGGGGCGCGTTTGAAAGCCGTTATCACCTGAAGGGTGACGGCCGTTTCCGCCTGATCGACTTTCAGGAAAGCCAGAGTACGCGGCAATCGAATGAGCGGATGTTTGTTGGCAAGGTGCGCATCGATGGCGAGGAAGTCTCCGTTAACGGGCGCGGCAACGGCCTGATTTCGAGCCTTGCCAATGCGCTGGAACCTTCTCTCGGCGGTCCCCTGCATATCATCGATTATAGCGAACATGCGATTGGCCACGGTACTGACGCGCGCGCCGCGGCTTATGTCGAATGCCGGATTGGTGACGGACCGATATTGTTCGGTGCCGGAATCAGTCAGGACGTTGCGACCGCGAGCGTCCGAGCGATTTTGAGCGCGATCAACAGCGCCTGA
- a CDS encoding acetolactate synthase 3 large subunit — protein MKDGFVPEKSGADILIEALLAQGVDTVFGYPGGAVLPIYDALFQHSKIRHVLVRHEAGAAHAAEGYARSTGKPGVVLVTSGPGATNAVTGIADAFMDSIPLVILTGQVATNLIGSDAFQEADTIGITRHCTKHNYLVKDPAELGTVVAEAFHIAMHGRPGPVVIDIPKNVQVASAEFDRHSQKVPQRYQPPGDADFAAVTQAVELLAKAKAPIFYTGGGVINSGPDASVALRELAALAGVPVTSTLMGLGAFPASDPAWLGMLGMHGTYEANMAMNQCDVMVCLGARFDDRVTGRLDAFSPNSIKIHVDIDRSSINKTVRVDLPIVADVGKTIRQMITVWNSRKLQGADLSEWWARIKGWRSVGSLNYPSSDAEIMPQFAIERLYHATKDRAPVITTEVGQHQMWAAQHFHFQDPNKWLTSGGLGTMGYGLPAAIGAQMGNPDALVIDIAGEASIQMNIQEMGTATQYRLPVKVFILNNEWMGMVRQWQQLTYESRYSESYSDSLPDFVALAEAYGWKGIRCDDPAKLDDAIAEMLAYNGPVMFDCRVAKTANCFPMIPSGAAHTEMILHSDEVSGTMDDEAKALV, from the coding sequence ATGAAGGATGGTTTTGTGCCCGAAAAAAGCGGCGCCGACATATTGATCGAAGCCCTGCTCGCGCAGGGTGTGGACACCGTTTTCGGATATCCCGGCGGCGCTGTGCTGCCCATTTATGATGCGCTTTTCCAGCATTCAAAAATCCGGCACGTCCTCGTCCGCCACGAAGCCGGCGCTGCCCATGCAGCAGAGGGCTATGCGCGCTCGACCGGAAAACCGGGCGTCGTTCTTGTCACATCCGGCCCCGGTGCTACAAACGCCGTCACCGGCATCGCCGATGCATTCATGGACTCTATCCCCTTGGTCATCCTTACCGGCCAGGTTGCAACCAACCTGATCGGCTCCGATGCTTTCCAGGAAGCCGACACCATCGGCATCACGCGGCATTGTACCAAGCATAATTATCTCGTCAAAGATCCTGCCGAATTGGGAACGGTCGTTGCCGAGGCTTTCCATATCGCAATGCACGGTCGCCCTGGCCCTGTCGTCATCGACATTCCCAAAAATGTGCAGGTGGCCAGCGCGGAATTTGATCGGCACAGCCAAAAGGTTCCGCAACGTTACCAACCCCCAGGCGATGCTGATTTCGCCGCAGTTACGCAGGCGGTTGAATTGCTCGCCAAGGCAAAGGCGCCGATTTTTTACACCGGCGGGGGCGTCATCAATTCCGGGCCAGATGCTAGCGTTGCTCTTCGTGAACTTGCCGCCCTTGCGGGAGTTCCTGTCACATCGACCCTGATGGGCCTTGGTGCATTTCCGGCATCTGATCCGGCTTGGCTTGGCATGCTCGGCATGCACGGCACATATGAAGCCAATATGGCTATGAACCAGTGCGACGTCATGGTCTGCCTCGGCGCCCGTTTTGATGATCGTGTGACAGGTCGGCTCGACGCATTCTCGCCAAACAGCATCAAGATCCATGTCGATATCGATCGCAGTTCGATCAACAAGACAGTGCGCGTCGACCTGCCCATCGTTGCCGATGTCGGCAAGACGATCCGCCAGATGATCACCGTCTGGAACAGCCGCAAATTGCAGGGCGCAGATCTCTCTGAATGGTGGGCGCGCATTAAAGGCTGGCGGTCGGTCGGATCGCTGAACTATCCATCAAGCGACGCCGAGATCATGCCGCAATTTGCGATCGAGCGGCTTTACCACGCCACAAAGGACCGGGCACCGGTAATCACCACCGAAGTCGGCCAGCACCAGATGTGGGCGGCGCAGCATTTCCATTTTCAGGACCCCAATAAATGGCTGACCAGTGGTGGGCTTGGCACGATGGGCTATGGCTTGCCTGCGGCGATCGGCGCACAAATGGGCAACCCCGACGCGCTTGTCATTGATATCGCTGGCGAAGCTTCTATCCAGATGAACATCCAGGAAATGGGTACGGCCACGCAATATCGCCTTCCGGTCAAGGTGTTCATCCTCAACAATGAATGGATGGGCATGGTGCGCCAATGGCAGCAATTGACCTATGAAAGCCGCTATTCGGAAAGCTATTCTGACAGCCTACCCGATTTCGTTGCGCTGGCAGAGGCTTATGGCTGGAAAGGCATACGCTGCGATGATCCGGCAAAGCTGGATGATGCCATCGCGGAAATGCTCGCTTACAACGGCCCGGTCATGTTCGACTGCCGTGTGGCCAAGACTGCCAATTGCTTTCCGATGATCCCCAGCGGCGCTGCCCACACCGAAATGATCCTCCATTCAGATGAGGTTTCGGGCACGATGGATGATGAAGCAAAGGCATTGGTGTAA
- the miaA gene encoding tRNA (adenosine(37)-N6)-dimethylallyltransferase MiaA — protein MTNPMKRLGVIAGPTASGKTALALRLAQRHAVTIINADSAQVYAHLPVLSAQPTAAEMAQVPHRLFGYLDGRITCSAAQWAADAKTEIALAWDQGRLPLLVGGTGLYLRTLLDGIAPIPEIDADIRAHVRQMTLTEAREALAAEDASSLARLSGNDDSRIKRALEVVRATGRSILAWREAKSGGIAAEVDLSALVLLPPRDWLHERCDRRFTAMMDGGAVAEVDALLKYDLPADAPVLRAIGVPEIAAMLRGHIDRDEAVVRGQAATRQYAKRQYTWFRNQPPDDWTRHEEAFNDSKIEQIERLLRI, from the coding sequence ATGACGAATCCGATGAAGAGGCTGGGCGTTATTGCCGGTCCTACAGCAAGCGGCAAGACCGCATTGGCATTGCGACTGGCCCAGCGCCACGCTGTGACGATCATCAATGCCGATAGTGCGCAAGTCTATGCCCACTTGCCCGTTCTGAGTGCACAACCGACAGCTGCCGAAATGGCGCAAGTCCCGCACCGGCTGTTCGGGTATCTTGATGGGCGCATTACCTGCTCGGCCGCGCAATGGGCAGCAGACGCCAAGACGGAAATTGCCCTGGCATGGGATCAAGGCCGTTTACCGCTGCTGGTCGGCGGGACGGGCCTTTACCTTCGAACTTTGCTGGATGGCATTGCCCCCATCCCCGAAATTGATGCCGATATACGCGCTCATGTCCGCCAAATGACCCTTACCGAGGCTCGTGAAGCGCTTGCCGCTGAAGATGCATCCTCGCTGGCACGCCTTTCCGGCAATGATGACAGCAGAATAAAACGTGCGTTAGAGGTAGTCCGTGCCACCGGGCGGAGCATCCTTGCCTGGCGTGAAGCGAAAAGTGGGGGCATTGCGGCAGAGGTTGATCTTTCGGCGTTGGTCCTGCTTCCGCCGCGTGATTGGCTTCACGAACGTTGCGACAGGCGCTTTACCGCCATGATGGACGGTGGCGCAGTCGCAGAGGTGGACGCATTGCTCAAATATGATCTTCCCGCCGACGCACCGGTGCTGCGGGCAATCGGTGTGCCCGAAATTGCAGCGATGCTGCGCGGTCATATTGACCGCGACGAAGCGGTTGTGCGTGGTCAGGCTGCAACTCGCCAATATGCAAAACGGCAATATACCTGGTTCCGCAATCAACCTCCGGATGATTGGACGCGGCATGAAGAGGCATTTAATGACTCTAAAATCGAACAAATTGAAAGATTATTACGTATTTAA
- the ilvN gene encoding acetolactate synthase small subunit: MRIKQEIAERHVLTLTVDNEAGTLARIAGMFTARGYNIDSLTVADITEDHKVSRITIVTKGPPQMIEQIIAQCERLIPVHKVTDLTDAGPHVERELALVKVSGTGDKRVEAMRLADIYRARVIDATVSSFIFEITGGPDKIDTFVALMREVGLVEVGRTGIVGLMRGANAS; this comes from the coding sequence ATGCGGATCAAGCAGGAAATAGCCGAACGGCATGTGCTAACGCTCACTGTCGACAATGAGGCGGGCACGCTGGCGCGTATCGCCGGCATGTTCACAGCACGTGGCTATAACATTGACAGCCTTACTGTGGCGGACATTACCGAAGACCATAAGGTGAGCCGTATCACGATCGTCACCAAGGGCCCGCCGCAAATGATCGAGCAGATCATCGCGCAGTGCGAGCGCCTGATTCCCGTTCATAAGGTCACCGACCTCACCGATGCCGGCCCACATGTCGAACGCGAACTCGCACTCGTCAAGGTTTCAGGAACCGGCGACAAGCGGGTGGAGGCCATGCGCCTTGCCGATATATATCGAGCGCGCGTGATCGATGCGACGGTTTCCAGCTTCATCTTCGAAATCACAGGCGGACCGGACAAGATCGACACTTTCGTCGCGCTTATGCGAGAAGTCGGGCTCGTCGAAGTCGGCCGCACCGGGATTGTCGGGCTCATGCGTGGAGCCAATGCGAGTTAG
- a CDS encoding nitronate monooxygenase family protein, whose translation MALPPIFDNLRLPLIGSPLFIVSGPELVIAQCKAGIVGSFPALNARPQTLLDEWLHQITEELAAHNRDNPDRPAAPYAVNQIVHKSNDRLEADIATCAKWQVPITITSLGAREELNQAVHAWGGITLHDVIDDRFARKAVEKGADGLIPVAAGAGGHAGVTSPFALVREIREWFDGPIALSGSIGHGASILGAQAMGADFGYMGSAFIATKEANAVEGYKQGIIEGVASDIVYSDLFTGVHGNYLAPSIRAAGLDPQNLPKGDYSTMDFGSGGNTEKKAWKDIWGSGQGIGAIKNVQSVAEMVDRLEAEYREAKARLDAIYHRGW comes from the coding sequence ATGGCCTTACCGCCGATTTTCGACAATCTTCGCCTTCCGCTCATCGGATCGCCGCTGTTCATTGTGTCCGGCCCGGAATTGGTGATCGCACAATGTAAAGCCGGCATTGTCGGCAGTTTTCCGGCGCTCAATGCCCGACCGCAGACGCTGCTCGACGAATGGTTGCACCAGATTACCGAAGAATTGGCGGCGCATAACAGGGACAATCCCGATCGTCCGGCAGCACCCTATGCCGTAAACCAGATCGTCCATAAATCGAATGACCGGCTTGAGGCGGATATTGCCACTTGTGCCAAATGGCAGGTGCCAATCACGATTACGTCTTTGGGTGCGCGTGAGGAACTGAACCAGGCCGTTCATGCTTGGGGCGGGATCACGCTGCATGACGTGATCGATGATCGCTTTGCCCGCAAGGCCGTCGAAAAAGGCGCCGACGGGCTTATCCCCGTTGCTGCCGGTGCAGGTGGCCATGCCGGCGTCACTTCTCCCTTTGCGCTGGTGCGCGAGATCCGCGAGTGGTTTGACGGCCCTATCGCGCTGTCTGGCTCGATTGGCCATGGCGCTTCCATCCTTGGTGCGCAGGCGATGGGCGCCGACTTTGGTTATATGGGCAGTGCTTTTATTGCGACCAAAGAAGCCAATGCAGTCGAAGGTTACAAGCAGGGCATTATCGAAGGGGTGGCATCCGATATCGTTTATTCGGACCTGTTTACCGGCGTTCACGGCAATTACCTTGCGCCGTCGATCCGTGCAGCTGGTCTGGACCCCCAAAATCTTCCGAAGGGCGATTATTCGACAATGGACTTCGGATCAGGTGGCAATACCGAGAAAAAGGCCTGGAAGGATATCTGGGGTTCCGGTCAGGGCATTGGTGCGATCAAGAACGTGCAATCGGTGGCGGAAATGGTTGACCGGCTTGAGGCGGAATATCGCGAAGCCAAGGCGCGGCTCGACGCTATCTACCACCGGGGCTGGTAA
- the serB gene encoding phosphoserine phosphatase SerB yields the protein MPAASSTNVATLIAADRLNHGMLSEAADRLREAGLEPVDPEWLDADHAADIGFEGELTGGRTALSPMETAADIAVQPVAARRKMLLVSDMDSTIITVECIDELADYAGIKAEIAEITERAMQGELDFEGALRARVALLKGLHRDNITQCIDDRVRLTPGAAELLATMRGWGAHGLLVSGGFTDFVAAVANIAGFDSMAANRLGISGDLLDGTVTGSIVDAAEKARQLLAASARLGINPGHILAVGDGANDLPMIEAAIAGGGIGASYHAKPALEAKANFAIRHNDLTALLYIQGVPRSRWSG from the coding sequence ATGCCCGCAGCTTCTTCCACAAATGTCGCCACACTGATAGCGGCAGATCGCCTGAACCATGGCATGCTTTCTGAAGCAGCTGACCGTCTGCGTGAGGCTGGGCTTGAGCCCGTTGATCCTGAATGGCTCGATGCCGATCATGCTGCTGATATTGGCTTTGAAGGCGAGCTTACAGGCGGACGTACCGCGTTAAGCCCCATGGAAACCGCCGCAGATATTGCGGTTCAGCCTGTTGCTGCACGCCGCAAGATGTTGCTCGTTTCCGATATGGACAGCACCATCATCACGGTCGAGTGCATCGACGAACTGGCCGATTATGCCGGGATCAAGGCCGAGATTGCCGAGATTACAGAACGCGCGATGCAAGGGGAGCTTGATTTTGAGGGTGCATTGCGTGCCCGCGTCGCGCTTTTAAAAGGCTTGCACCGGGACAACATAACGCAGTGCATCGATGATAGGGTGCGATTGACGCCCGGCGCTGCCGAATTGCTGGCCACCATGCGCGGTTGGGGTGCCCATGGCCTGCTGGTTTCTGGTGGGTTCACCGACTTTGTCGCGGCAGTGGCCAATATTGCAGGTTTTGACAGCATGGCTGCCAACCGGCTTGGCATCTCGGGCGACTTGCTTGACGGCACGGTAACGGGTTCGATTGTCGATGCTGCGGAAAAAGCGCGGCAATTGCTTGCTGCATCAGCGAGGCTTGGCATCAACCCCGGCCACATCCTTGCAGTCGGTGATGGTGCCAATGATTTACCGATGATCGAGGCGGCGATTGCGGGCGGCGGAATTGGCGCCAGCTATCATGCAAAGCCGGCGCTTGAGGCCAAGGCGAACTTTGCCATTCGGCACAATGATCTTACCGCGCTGTTATATATTCAGGGCGTGCCGCGCAGCCGATGGAGTGGCTGA
- a CDS encoding ribonuclease J: MTTPKNELLFLALGGSDEIGMNANLYGCNGKWLMVDLGVTFGHEDYPGIDLIMPDLEFIEERKKDLLGIVLTHGHEDHIGAVPYLAADLGVPLYATPFTAELVRGKLVEQGLTNEVDLHVVPMEGMIDLGPFNIRFVPLAHSILEMSALVIDTPHGRVFHTGDWKLDENPVIGEPASAATLTGIGDEGVLAMVCDSTNVFNDKESGSEASVHADLLKHVTGARGRVVVTTFASNTARLQTLADVARESGRKLCFAGRSLHRVVEASQATGYLKDLPELVDMDAVDAFPRNQVMVVATGGQGEARAALGRIAEGNHPVKLEEGDTVIFSSKQIPGNEMAIGHVMNQLARRNIIMVTEKQAHVHVSGHPGRSELAKLYEWVRPEILVPVHGERRHMAEQARFGLQQGISKAIVQSNGDVVRLAPRGPEILCRERTGRLVLDGDTIIAANGETIAQRRRLSWYGVISVAVALGSKNQLLGEPVIRLLGVPIEEDIDDFLDEACRAAEKAVRDWRGDLVSLRENLRLAVRRVATSWTGKKPIVEVLVVETA, from the coding sequence ATGACAACTCCCAAAAACGAATTGCTTTTCCTTGCCCTTGGCGGGTCGGACGAGATTGGAATGAATGCCAATCTTTACGGCTGCAATGGCAAATGGCTGATGGTCGACCTTGGCGTCACCTTTGGCCATGAAGATTATCCAGGCATTGATTTGATCATGCCCGACCTTGAGTTTATCGAAGAGCGTAAGAAGGACTTGCTTGGCATCGTCCTGACGCATGGCCATGAAGATCATATCGGCGCCGTGCCATATCTTGCGGCTGATCTTGGTGTCCCGCTTTACGCGACGCCCTTTACTGCTGAACTGGTGCGTGGAAAGCTTGTTGAACAAGGGCTCACCAACGAGGTGGATCTGCACGTCGTCCCGATGGAGGGCATGATCGACCTTGGACCGTTCAACATCCGGTTTGTGCCGTTGGCGCACTCGATCCTAGAGATGAGCGCGCTTGTTATTGATACGCCGCATGGCCGTGTTTTCCATACCGGCGACTGGAAGCTGGACGAGAACCCCGTGATTGGCGAGCCGGCAAGTGCAGCAACGCTGACCGGAATTGGTGACGAGGGCGTGCTGGCGATGGTCTGCGATTCGACCAACGTCTTCAACGATAAGGAAAGCGGCAGCGAGGCAAGCGTACATGCGGACCTGCTGAAGCATGTGACCGGTGCGCGGGGTAGGGTGGTCGTTACCACTTTCGCCTCTAACACGGCACGGTTGCAGACACTGGCTGATGTGGCCCGCGAAAGCGGCCGCAAGCTTTGTTTCGCCGGGCGTTCGCTTCACCGCGTTGTCGAAGCATCACAGGCCACCGGTTATCTGAAGGATTTGCCCGAACTGGTTGATATGGACGCGGTTGATGCATTTCCGCGCAATCAGGTGATGGTTGTAGCGACGGGTGGTCAGGGCGAGGCAAGAGCTGCGCTTGGCCGGATCGCCGAAGGAAACCATCCTGTGAAGCTGGAAGAAGGCGACACGGTGATATTCTCTTCCAAGCAGATTCCCGGCAATGAAATGGCGATCGGCCATGTGATGAACCAGCTTGCCCGGCGGAACATTATAATGGTCACCGAGAAACAGGCGCATGTGCATGTCTCGGGCCATCCCGGCCGCAGCGAACTTGCGAAACTTTATGAATGGGTGCGCCCTGAAATTCTGGTTCCTGTCCATGGCGAGCGCAGGCACATGGCGGAGCAGGCGCGTTTTGGTTTGCAGCAGGGCATCTCCAAGGCCATTGTCCAGTCAAATGGCGACGTCGTTCGGCTTGCGCCACGTGGCCCTGAAATTCTCTGCCGCGAAAGAACCGGTCGGCTTGTGCTTGATGGCGATACCATCATCGCCGCCAATGGTGAGACGATCGCCCAGCGCCGGCGCTTGTCATGGTATGGTGTAATAAGCGTCGCGGTTGCCCTAGGCAGCAAGAACCAACTGCTGGGTGAGCCGGTCATCCGGTTGTTAGGTGTTCCCATTGAGGAAGATATTGACGATTTCCTTGATGAGGCCTGTCGCGCAGCCGAAAAGGCAGTACGCGACTGGCGTGGAGATTTGGTCAGTCTACGGGAGAATCTACGTCTTGCCGTTCGCCGTGTAGCGACTAGTTGGACAGGTAAGAAACCTATCGTGGAAGTGTTGGTGGTGGAAACGGCATGA